The Gallus gallus isolate bGalGal1 chromosome 6, bGalGal1.mat.broiler.GRCg7b, whole genome shotgun sequence genomic interval CATGATACAGCTAGAAGTTACTTACACACACCAAACACTAACTTGAACACTGTAAAATGGTCAAAACATGCAACACAAACTGTGGTGATGACAGCAAGACCGAtaattctgtgaaatgaaaagGATATCCCAGTCAGTAGATAATTAATTTGGTCCGTTATGATGTAGATCTTTCATTTAAGAGTGATTGCAATACCATCATTTTCGTGTAAATTGCAgcttcagaacaaaaaaatctcacCAAAATGCCAGAAGCCACGAAGCACAGAAACAGTGCTGTCAAAAAGCCTGCACTACTCACAGATTGACAACTATTTCATTAATTTGGTGTACTAAAtcccaaaatatttctgaactgCCATTTTGACAGGTAAATCTGACATGGTCTTACAGCGTTCAAGTTACAGTCCCCAGGCTAATGTGCTCTTAGACAACGTGGCACCTATTTACCAGGCAGTAGCAGGAAAACTACGAGGCAAATGCAAAGTCTGAGGTTTAAACATATCAGTTCTCAGAATATTTGAGCCAAAAGAAATCTGCATTCAAAGtgatttcaggaagaaaaagtactAAGAAAAATTCTctctgggaaaggaaagaagcagcccagaaaatattttcaggttgACAATTTGAGGATGTGGGGAAAAATCTTTTAGAGTTATTTCATTGAACCTTTTAAAGTATCACTCTAAACTGAAATCAGTTTTCAGCAAAGTGAAGTTTCCAGACATTTCATCACACAGTCCTTACTCAAATGGATACTCACCTCCAacaacacacagacacagcGCTCCAACTACTCAACATTCCAGacagagccccacagacagTAACAACAACTGAAGTACACTTCAAGGTATTACACCAAAAAGGTTTTTTTGAAACTGCTAGAAAAGTTGACACAATTCTAAGCATCAGTCCCCTGCTACATGAAGACCCAAGTAGCTGCTTCCATTCAATCTCAGTCACCCTACAGCATCCCCAAGAAAATCATCATTGTAAATCAGTTAAACATCCAAAAACTTCATTCTCACTAAAAAATTCATTCTAAAATGTTCAGGACTCCTACATTAATATTAGCATTTATCTTGACATCTATCAAATTAAACAATTCATAATTAAATGCAGTGTTCGAACTACAGCTTTAGGTATGCCATTCCACATTTTGAATGCAGAACTTTAAAACATGGGGAGCTGCCAATGCTGAAAACCCAAACTACTTACAATATAACAAAGACAGCAACTGGATTACAATAGCAAACCTTGACTGCTTACATTGTACCACCATGCTATACTGACTTACTAGTTGTTCAATACTAATAGTAACCTGATACAGGCTTTACAAGAACAACAACTACTCTTGTACTACATTGAAAATCCATAGTGAATTACAACCATTAAGCAGCGTGACATACCTGCACTATGCAAACATTCAACAAAAATTCACCAAACAAAAGGCGTGCTGATCTTCTACGCTATAACTGCACTGCAGCATAGAGATGCTCAAGCTAGACTGGGTTCTAGAAGCAGTACAGCTGAAGAAGCAGTTACTGATGGACCACGTTATTCTGCACAGCACAATCCAGACATGCCCATATTGTTTGGGGAAGAATTTCACACACATTATGCAAACAATTATTTTGGGATACCAAATAACCATAACTCCCTGGTGAAGCCGAATGCCCCATAAGACATGCTGTGGGGACAACAGGAGACAAGGGGTAACACCTTGTAGTGAAAAGAGCCAAGAGATTATCATCATAGGTGTACAATCCATtcttatttgaaatatatttttatacactTTTAGCCACGGTCCCAAAAGCTACATGCAAATCCACCTGTACATTCACCAGCAATTGCAGAGCCTCATGCATAAGGTATGCAAGTTGTAACCACGACAGTCAAAAACCTCGAGAACTCTACTAGATTATGGCAGTTTATCTCAAAATCAGCAAGTGTATTCACCAAGCAGAAGAAAGCCACAACTAACATACAGCCCAAAGCCTCATTTATAGCACTACAGCAACATTTTCCTTAAAGAGCCTGCAACAAGTACCATATGGAAACCAAAACATCCAAAACCTTGAAGCAGGATCATTTAGGTGTTAAGGATATGCATTTCAGTGATTTGCTCACAGCTGCTAGATTATGCATATTGGCCAAATCATCACTGATTTTAAggaaatctgattttaaaaaaccTCACCGTGTCACAACGATAGCATATTGACAGCATCACTTTAGCATTCCTTCGCTTTTTAAGACATATTTCTACTGCCCATTCTCAGTCATCTGCTTATTTTTGgcttcatttttctaaatactGAAGCTGCCCTATCAGTTTCACAGGCTTATAAATGTTATACATCAAAAATTAGTTTCACTTATTAAGGCAGAAAACGGCTTTAAGAACTCTGGGATCTGTGCCTCAAAGCAAAAGCTTTATCAGCAGGTTCCAGTCACTGCttcttgcaaaagaaaatggtgCCGATTAAAAACCCATACACCTGATTTCAAAAAGAACACCTACCCATTGAACATTTTTCACATGGCTACAAGGGGGGCTGTACCCCCTGCACCCCAAATGGAAGGCAGCCGCTTCTCACACGCACAGCCCTGCAACACTgctcaagaaaaataaaagctacacATAAAAAGATGAGGTTGAGATAACAGAACAATAATTCATCCACTTATTTCTCTACACTTCAGAAGTGTTGCACTTCAATGCACGCCTGACTTGCTCACAACGTTGTGCTGAATTTGGAAGTTCAGACAAAAATAACCCCACACTCTAAAAATTAACTCAGCTCTTACAAGTATTACGTAAAAACGAGCTTCAAATTGCAAAGACAGGAGGAAAGTTGTGACTAAATCACCACTACACAAcatgaaagcagtattttatttattgtactTTTGCACAAAGCAACGTTGTTTTCAGTCAGCCTCTCCCATAACTAAATCCTTTGCTGTAGCTCTTCACTGAATCAGAATTAGTCACTGCTAGGACATTTCTTGGAATAAGAAATACtttaaatgacagaaagaaaaataaataaataaatgtaagctgttaagattacaaaaaaaaagtaaaattttgcAGTATGTTACTATTACAGCAAATCCTTGAAACACTAGAGAACCCCAGTGAACTCACTGCATTTCTGCCCTCACAGAACTCCTCACGAGATCAAGACAGAGCCATTTGAGTTCTTCTTTCAGCATGCTATTTATTCAGATAAACTCACTTAACCAAAACCAAATCAAGGCTGTGAATACTAATAAATCATACttcaagcattttgttttcagaattacaACATGCTAATATTTGAAAGTCAACAATTTGGAGCTAATGTTCCACAAATATTATATTGCTGTAACACCTGCGATATGCTAGATGTTGCACAATCCCATGGTTACCAAAAATCAGATAACAGTTTATCATAAATATTACAAAACCTTAAAACTTCTTACActaatttgtttttatagtCAAACAACTTGCAGTAGAACCTTAGTATGTTTTATTGATTGTGATACTCTAACCACTTTAGAGTAGATGGAATAATGACATTTGTGAAGGAGAAGCTTTAgagtgtttttaattttgaacaCAGTGAGAAGTTAGCTGGACTTAAATGGAACATTAGGCTACATTTCTGTCACTATCAGAACCTGTTATCCTTGTGCAGGGAGGTTCTGTGATCGTAAGTGGAAAAAGGCTGTCTAGTAACTAGAAAGTGCACTGAGTGACTAAGTGTAGGAGTTTCTACTGAATGCATAAGAACACAGACTGAAGAAGTGAGTTTTGCCTAACCATATTTATAGAACACAAAGAACTGTATTTCCTGTCCCAAAATCATCTAGATTTTTAAGTCTTTGCAATATGACATTATATACCATCAAAACAAACTCAGACCTGCAATTTGACATTAAGGCTTCACTTTAAATGCTGTACTTATGAAACGCTAAATATTTGGAGGAGAATGAGAAGCACCCAGAATGTTCTGGATACTTTGTTATTTAAATGCCTTCTGTATCTATGAAGACCTTTGAATTTAACAGTACATGCAGTGAACAGAAAATTCCCATTACATCTGAAGATAGGTGAGCACCGCAGacagatgaaagaaagcaaagcccTTGTTGAAATTATATGAATCAGATGTGTTTTTGAAAGGCTAGTTCCTATGCTCACCTGAAATAGCACTGTAGTTAAGTTTTTCTTCTTAGCTTCAAAATTATTCTATTTTCACctaaatttatcttcttttgcACTTTCTCCCCATGCCCACATTCCAATAGACACAACAGCCTATGCGGATTTCAGTGAAGTACTGTCACTGGTGCATACGTGGTATGTGGTAGCAACTGAACCATTACTCATAAAGAATTGCAGTTTCATACACAATAAAGGTATGTGATAGATCCCCTAGCAGTTCCTCAGCACTAAATACAAGTCTGAAAGGATTTATGATTTCtaaaaacaggcaaaaatatattaaaaaaaccccTCAGTACTAACAACTGACTTGGAGAGTCAATATCAGGGTTTCATGGTAAGGTTACTCGGGAACATTCATGGCTGTATTTTCAATTCTTACACATGGCTACACTTGTCCAAACAGTACTGAATCAGCAGCTAAATCCTTCAATCACAGACAGAAATCTAATTAGGAAACAGAAAGGATGTCCCAAGCTATCTTCAATGCTACTTTATTTGcaacttttttaaaataaaaacaacccaGATGtccaaaactatttttttttcctaaaagcttTTAATAGACCACTTACCTCACGAGTTGCTAATCTATCACTCAGCTCCTCAGCTTTATCAATGTCACCTTCAGCCACCGACTTCTCTATGCTAAGTTCAAGGCCagactagaaagaaaaaagcaagtatctttaagtaaataaatagagaaataatACATATAAAGGGAGCACCTccttttaagaaataatttttacagAAGTCTTAAAATGAAGACACTGCACGAACCTGTAATTTCTGTGTAACACAAATCACTTTGCCTATGTATTGTAATGGACAGTATAATTAAGAATTCACTGAAAGACTGCCGGAGCACAAATCATTGCATTAGTTCCACCTTACGTGCAGGATAATActggaggttaaaaaaaaattacacgGACTAGTTTATGCCTGTCACAATAAAATTCATCTGAAGATCTGGCTTATCTCTTccatccctggagctttctAAACAAAATGTGAAGTATGTGTGTCAGGTAACACGAAGAATGGCAATTACCACTGTATCGTTACAGTTCTAAGATTTTATCTTTACCCAAAAACTGAGTTCTGGCATGGAGCCACTCCACTACAACAATAAATTCAGAATTCTAGTTATCCTgtggaaaacaatgaaaacagtTCAAAAATTCAACCTTTATGATCAACATAACTCACTTAATGACATTTACAAATAAAGTAACAATAAAACGTTTAATGGAAATTATAGTTGGAATTTTAGTTGGAAGTTTCTGAAAGGATCCAGAAGCATAGCAGTTGGCAATGACTTCagaatttcaaaaaaaattcattcattAATCACAAGAGACAGTTTACAGACTCACTGGATTTAAGCATTAGCGATGCtcaagaaaacaattctgttgGTTTCATAATAAatactttcttaaaaaatagaaaagcaaacaattaTTGAGAAACAGAAACTTAATTATTCAAATGAAAGTTAATAGCATGCACAACTGAAAAGCCAACTGTTAGATGCCTTCTCTGAAATTAATGAGACATTCCTCTAGAAATTAAATCACAACTTAAATGGAGAACAGCTGCATGTTAACACTTTGGGCCTCATTCCAGATCTATACTGAGCAGTTTAGTGACAAGCAAATGCCCACCAAAAGTCAGAACTCATCAATATCAGTGTCAATGCAGAAGCTTACtttaagcaaatgaaaaacagaaagttcACGATAAAGGATGCCAATTGAATACTTGATGTCTTAAAAGTAACAGGGGTCCACTACTGTAAAACTACAGAACAAGCTCATCATATTTCGAGTTTCTCACACTTCTATCGTGTTCTATCAGGTACATCAAACATGGCTAGTTATACAGCAATAgttatgcatgtatatatataaattcagTAAAACTTTACAGTAGATTCAATTCTCTGTTTCAAAGAGCTACTGGTTTCAACTAATGGACTGACTTGGAACACTGAAGTTAAAACACAATAAAAGGTCACTGTAATCAAACAATGCACATCAAATCTTTTGTCTCTCATCACAGTAGAATACAAAACCAAGAAAGGAAATAGGCATGGATATTGTTTAGAAATCTTTCAATCCAAGTAAAACTCACATGACACCTAGAaggaaattcattttaaaatgtgcacaAAATTATTCGTCCTCAGAGTGACTTGGTCATATGCTTACTTCTGAATAGACTGAATTTTACTGTTATCTCAGTTAATACTGCCTACTTTtattatcaaaaaaaaaaagatggcacaGCTTTTGTAACAACAATCACCTTTCGTGGAGCTCTGCTATCCACAGGTGACTCAAATCTATCATTGATTCCAAAGTACTGTGTAAGTTCTTTCCAGCCGTCTTCATTGGCCAACTGATGACTACTAAAAACCAAGAAGTAAAACTCATTAACATAACCAATTTGTTTCCCACAGCTTATGTAATGTTCTTTTCAAAACTAGAACAAACTCTTATTTGGCAGATGCATCCTTTTCAcctgtcatttttttaatgcaagttattccttttcctctgtaacCACAATGCCACAATCTTGAAAGCAAGCTAGCATACAATTATATGACAAACACCATTAAGAATaacaataaattaattttaatttgcattaaatAATACTATTCTATCATTTTAAATCAAGCAATAAGCTATCACAAAATCACTAGAATTCAGTTCAGTGTGTGTGACAGACACCAAACAACTTCAGTACATGCTTAGCATGACAATGTTCAAAGCCAGCGTTTGGCTACACTTCCTACAAGTTTTGCTTGATATTAAAAACAGACCTCACATAATCACATTGACCTGGATATACCTCTTAGTCCcttcatttttgtccttttccagtttttctagaaaagaaaaaaaatccagcattaAATAGTGATGCCCGATTGCAACCAATAAAGTTAACAGATCACTAACAGAGTACATTCCCATTGAAAGACTGTCACAGAGGGATCTATACTGAATGATCATGGGGGATTTAAACTACTCTGCTGTGAGGCTTTTCATTTGAAGAACCTCCTACAACATCTGTCAAGAAGCCTTGATCAGAATAGACAAAATAACGTATGAAATAATATACTGAAAACATGCCCAGCCATTTTAAGTCAGTACTGACTGAATAAATTCTGCCCcctctttaaaaagaagtggaaagtCATACTTGGACTTTAAGGAGCAATTTACAGTCTAGGTCTAGAACGCATGTGTAACAACTAGAAAATCCTAGATATCAGACATCTATTCAGACATTCAGTTATTGATGAAAGCTAAAAATGTACTTCCAATGTACTTAATACTAATTCCATTTAGCAAAAATAAGGTCTGGAATTATGCAAAACACCTTTTCTGCGTCGCTTTCTTTTTCGGCCTTTGCTTTCCTGAtttgcttccattttcatttcacggtttttcttctgaagctcCAAAAACTTCTACAAGATTAAGGAAAAGCAAGGATCAacattttttagttttctttttttaaaaaaagaaaaaagttacatAGAATGCTGAGAAATGTCCCAATATCTCACTTATCAATAGCAGCTTCCTGTATCTGTTACATTCAAACTTACACACTGAGAGCATCCAACCCAGATGGTGTTAAACTGGCATTGGCTCTAACACTTTATCACCAGTATCACTGACTTTCTGCCCTCCCTAAGTCCCAGGGGGTATTCAAAATAGTTTTCTCAAGGAGCACAATGCTGAATATGCTTATGTTGGCTGTGCACTCCTAGGCTATATAACAGTTTGTTACTGCACAGACAGTGGTTTAGAATCCAAGATTACTGACAGCATATTCCTTGCACATCAGGCAAGTTTGtgcatgcaacaagaaaaataaagagaggtTATAAGCAGTTCTGAGTCTGGATACCTGCACCTAACCCCTATACAAAGCAGAGAAGTATAGCTCTATTTCACAGGTATAAGTCACCAGCACAGTAACAAACATTCTTAGCTACAAACCCTTACTCACACAAAAATCAGTTATGAGGAAGCTCAGAACCCATACACTACCACAAACACAAGTATCTGTCCAATTGAGTAGTTACCCAAACATTTCCTTGCTGGGCTTTTAATCACTGctgcacaaaataaataatgcaagtttttcctgtttttcctcccatttaAATTCATGTTCACTCTACATGAAGCAATCTAAGGTATATTATTGCAACAGCACTTtgattgcatttcattttgtactGGTATATCTAAAATATCCAAATTTGAgctgtttaaatttaaaaaatagctgTTCAAGTAAGCTCTGGATATTTAAAGCCATGCTACAATACCCACATTCCATATATTTAAAGGAATTCCAGCAGGGCACGTTTCAGATGTGTTTTCTCCATCCGCCACAGATGTCAAAACTGAGTTAGTGGTGGCATTATTTTCAGGTCCATTCTCCTGCAATTCCGGAAGCTGAACTCCTTCTGTGTCTTCTGTTATGTCTTCTTCCTTCAAACAGGACATACATGACTCCTCTTCATCCTCAGAGCTCAAGTCAACATCACTTTCACTCAGTCCTGGAGGTAACAGACCGCTCCACATCTTCCTCTTCACGCAAGGCCAAGGCACTGGGAGTCATTGCACAGACATGGGAGTCATGTGAGCACACCTGTTCTAAGACAAAAATCACAGTCAGCCAGAGAGAAGCATCAGAATGTAATAACAGGAATATTTCTCCTCTGAGGTGCTTTACACAAACCCTTTATAAAGCTGTTAGTACTTACAGCTTCAGAGGGGGGTTGAGAACTTAAGTACACAGATTAAAGAtagtatgctttttttctttttctttttttttccccccttattCCTTAAAGCCACTTCGGGTTTGCTTACAGTTGCTTCTCAGCTTTAAGTATGACACAGCAGCAACGCCTCTCCAGGGTAGCAGAGGAGCACCCGCAGCCCTCCCACGGCACCGCCGAGCGGGCAGGGCCGAATCTCGAAAGCGGAGGACGGGGAGAAGAGCCCGCTCCG includes:
- the FAM204A gene encoding protein FAM204A isoform X3, yielding MWSGLLPPGLSESDVDLSSEDEEESCMSCLKEEDITEDTEGVQLPELQENGPENNATTNSVLTSVADGENTSETCPAGIPLNIWNKFLELQKKNREMKMEANQESKGRKRKRRRKEKLEKDKNEGTKSSHQLANEDGWKELTQYFGINDRFESPVDSRAPRKSGLELSIEKSVAEGDIDKAEELSDRLATRELGVKIAKAVACRNFVKAKQEAEAAQEARKKKKLAWGFEAKKRWETKSNMGYM
- the FAM204A gene encoding protein FAM204A isoform X1, which produces MWSGLLPPGLSESDVDLSSEDEEESCMSCLKEEDITEDTEGVQLPELQENGPENNATTNSVLTSVADGENTSETCPAGIPLNIWNKFLELQKKNREMKMEANQESKGRKRKRRRKEKLEKDKNEGTKRYIQVNVIISHQLANEDGWKELTQYFGINDRFESPVDSRAPRKSGLELSIEKSVAEGDIDKAEELSDRLATRELGVKIAKAVACRNFVKAKQEAEAAQEARKKKKLAWGFEAKKRWETKSNMGYM
- the FAM204A gene encoding protein FAM204A isoform X2; protein product: MWSGLLPPGLSESDVDLSSEDEEESCMSCLKEEDITEDTEGVQLPELQENGPENNATTNSVLTSVADGENTSETCPAGIPLNIWNKFLELQKKNREMKMEANQESKGRKRKRRRKEKLEKDKNEGTKRYIQVNVIIHQLANEDGWKELTQYFGINDRFESPVDSRAPRKSGLELSIEKSVAEGDIDKAEELSDRLATRELGVKIAKAVACRNFVKAKQEAEAAQEARKKKKLAWGFEAKKRWETKSNMGYM
- the FAM204A gene encoding protein FAM204A isoform X4, which codes for MWSGLLPPGLSESDVDLSSEDEEESCMSCLKEEDITEDTEGVQLPELQENGPENNATTNSVLTSVADGENTSETCPAGIPLNIWNKFLELQKKNREMKMEANQESKGRKRKRRRKEKLEKDKNEGTKSHQLANEDGWKELTQYFGINDRFESPVDSRAPRKSGLELSIEKSVAEGDIDKAEELSDRLATRELGVKIAKAVACRNFVKAKQEAEAAQEARKKKKLAWGFEAKKRWETKSNMGYM